One window from the genome of Rhodopseudomonas sp. P2A-2r encodes:
- a CDS encoding penicillin-binding protein activator — translation MAGPFNPRFGRQGSSRRTALGLLLGAPLLGACAGVQQTLSNNFGGGPGQPPAGPAQQPLAVGTGQVKVGLLLPLSAAGNAGVAAQSMKNAAEMALAEFQNPNIQLLIKDDAGSPQGAQQGTQQALDEGSEIILGPLFAQSVPATAQLARARGVSVIAFSTDASVAGRGVYLLSFLPESDVNRIIDYAASTGKKSFTAMLPENAYGNVVEAAFKQAVARKGGRIVAFEKYGTDRSNAARNIAAALGGADALFLADDGDAVVTTADALVGAGANLRNVQLLGTGLWDNPRVYGSANLQGGLYAAPDPSGFRAFAGRYRAKYGADPVRTATLAYDAVALVAALARTQGGQRFSPEVLTNTSGFAGIDGLFRFRSDGTNERGLAIMRVAPGGGQSVAGSPKSFGT, via the coding sequence ATGGCGGGACCGTTCAATCCCAGGTTTGGCAGGCAGGGTTCGAGCCGGCGCACCGCGCTCGGGCTGCTTCTTGGCGCGCCCCTGCTGGGCGCCTGTGCCGGAGTCCAGCAGACCCTGAGTAACAATTTTGGTGGTGGCCCCGGCCAGCCGCCGGCCGGCCCGGCGCAGCAGCCGCTCGCAGTCGGAACCGGCCAGGTCAAGGTCGGGCTGCTGCTGCCGCTGTCGGCGGCGGGCAATGCCGGCGTTGCCGCGCAGTCGATGAAGAACGCCGCCGAAATGGCGCTGGCCGAATTCCAGAATCCCAATATCCAGCTGCTGATTAAAGACGACGCCGGCAGCCCGCAGGGCGCCCAGCAAGGCACCCAGCAGGCGCTCGACGAAGGCTCGGAAATCATTCTCGGACCGCTGTTCGCGCAGTCGGTGCCGGCGACGGCGCAACTGGCGCGCGCCCGCGGCGTCTCGGTGATCGCATTCTCCACCGATGCCAGCGTGGCCGGCCGCGGCGTCTATCTGCTCAGCTTCCTGCCGGAGTCCGACGTTAACCGCATCATCGATTACGCCGCCTCGACCGGAAAGAAATCCTTCACCGCCATGCTGCCGGAAAATGCCTATGGCAATGTGGTGGAAGCCGCGTTCAAGCAGGCGGTCGCCCGCAAGGGCGGACGCATCGTGGCGTTCGAGAAATACGGCACCGACCGCAGCAATGCCGCCCGCAACATCGCGGCGGCGCTGGGCGGCGCCGACGCGCTGTTCCTGGCTGACGATGGCGACGCCGTGGTGACCACCGCCGATGCGCTGGTCGGGGCGGGCGCCAATCTGCGCAACGTGCAACTGCTCGGCACCGGGCTGTGGGACAATCCGCGGGTCTATGGCAGCGCCAATCTGCAGGGCGGCCTTTACGCCGCGCCGGATCCGTCCGGCTTCCGTGCCTTCGCCGGTCGCTACCGCGCCAAGTACGGCGCCGATCCGGTGCGCACCGCGACGCTGGCCTATGACGCGGTGGCGCTGGTCGCCGCGCTCGCCCGCACCCAGGGCGGCCAGCGCTTTTCGCCGGAGGTGCTGACCAATACGTCGGGCTTCGCCGGCATCGATGGCCTGTTCCGCTTCCGCAGCGACGGCACCAACGAGCGCGGCCTCGCGATCATGCGCGTGGCGCCCGGCGGCGGTCAGTCGGTAGCGGGATCGCCGAAGAGTTTCGGGACGTAA
- the rsmI gene encoding 16S rRNA (cytidine(1402)-2'-O)-methyltransferase produces MRPTQASPSLPADPQPASARTFAISGHLLTAPKAAPGLHLVATPIGNLGDITIRALETLAGCDIIACEDTRITRRLTERYSISGLLKQYHEHNAEQARPKILEKLAQGASIALVSDAGTPLISDPGFKLVREVYAAGFNVIALPGPSSVLAALAVAALPTDRFFFEGFLPSRQMARRARLTELSRIDATLVMFDSGNRVQDTLADLADIMGNRDAAICRELTKMHEEVRRAKVSELAAVAGELETRGEFVLVIGPPAADAQLMTEGDLDAMLRASLAHDSVKDAVAHAVEVSGRPRREIYARALELAKQNRPDRQDGEDTED; encoded by the coding sequence ATGCGCCCAACTCAAGCCTCCCCATCGCTCCCCGCGGATCCGCAGCCGGCCTCGGCGCGGACCTTCGCCATCTCCGGCCACCTGCTGACGGCGCCGAAGGCGGCGCCCGGGCTGCATCTGGTGGCCACCCCGATCGGCAATCTCGGCGACATCACCATCCGCGCGCTGGAAACGCTGGCTGGCTGTGACATCATCGCCTGCGAGGACACCAGGATCACACGGCGGCTGACCGAGCGCTATTCGATTTCCGGGCTGCTGAAGCAATATCACGAGCACAATGCCGAGCAGGCGCGGCCGAAAATTCTCGAAAAGCTCGCCCAGGGCGCCTCCATCGCGCTGGTCTCCGACGCCGGCACGCCGCTGATTTCCGATCCCGGCTTCAAGCTGGTGCGCGAGGTCTACGCCGCCGGATTCAACGTCATCGCCCTCCCCGGCCCGTCCTCGGTGCTGGCGGCACTCGCCGTAGCGGCATTGCCTACCGACCGCTTCTTCTTCGAAGGCTTTCTGCCGTCGCGGCAGATGGCGCGCCGCGCCCGCCTGACCGAACTGTCGCGCATCGACGCCACGCTGGTGATGTTCGATTCCGGCAACCGCGTGCAGGACACGCTGGCCGACCTCGCCGACATCATGGGCAACCGCGACGCCGCGATCTGCCGCGAACTGACCAAGATGCATGAGGAAGTGCGCCGCGCAAAAGTCTCCGAACTTGCCGCCGTGGCTGGCGAACTTGAGACCCGCGGCGAGTTCGTGCTGGTGATCGGCCCGCCGGCAGCCGATGCGCAACTGATGACCGAGGGCGATCTCGACGCCATGCTGCGCGCCTCGCTGGCGCATGACAGCGTCAAGGATGCGGTGGCCCATGCCGTCGAGGTGTCGGGCCGGCCGCGCCGCGAGATCTATGCCCGCGCCCTCGAACTCGCCAAGCAGAACCGGCCGGACCGCCAAGATGGCGAAGACACGGAAGACTGA
- a CDS encoding YraN family protein: MAKTRKTDELAHGAPAAKVPAPERVAAFRTGLSAESRAAAWLIAKGYSILARRFRSPYGEIDIVARRRRLVAFVEVKARASLDEAAYAVTPRQQRRIVEAAQAWLMTHPEHAEFDLRFDVMLIAPGHLPRHLLAAFDASA; encoded by the coding sequence ATGGCGAAGACACGGAAGACTGACGAGCTCGCGCACGGCGCGCCGGCGGCGAAAGTCCCCGCGCCGGAGCGCGTGGCCGCGTTCCGCACCGGCCTCTCGGCCGAAAGCCGTGCCGCCGCCTGGCTGATCGCCAAGGGTTATTCGATCCTGGCGCGGCGGTTTCGCTCGCCCTATGGCGAGATCGACATCGTCGCGCGCCGGCGCCGCCTGGTCGCCTTTGTCGAGGTCAAGGCGCGGGCCAGCCTCGACGAGGCCGCCTATGCGGTGACACCGCGGCAGCAGCGCCGTATCGTCGAGGCCGCGCAGGCCTGGCTGATGACCCACCCCGAACACGCCGAATTCGACCTGCGTTTCGACGTCATGCTGATTGCGCCGGGACATCTGCCACGCCATCTGTTAGCGGCATTCGACGCCAGCGCCTGA
- the gshB gene encoding glutathione synthase yields the protein MTLNVAVQMDPIARINHKGDSTFAMMLEAQKRGHALSYYTPDKLSLRGNNVVAPVQKLTVRDVEGDYFSLGEPERVNMESFDVVLLRQDPPFDLAYITSTHLLERIHPKTLVVNDPASVRNAPEKIFVMGFSDLMPPTLISRDLGEINSFRAEHGAVVMKPLHGHGGAAVFRVLPQDMNFGSLYDMFSVTFKEQWVIQCFLPEVKHGDKRIILIDGEFAGAVNRVPAEDDLRSNMVRGGAAKETELTPREREICARLGPALRERGLLFVGIDVIDGNLTEINVTSPTGIRAIARLGGPDVAARLWDVIEKKRG from the coding sequence ATGACCTTGAACGTCGCCGTCCAGATGGACCCCATCGCGCGCATCAACCACAAGGGCGATTCGACCTTTGCCATGATGCTGGAGGCGCAGAAGCGCGGCCACGCATTGTCCTATTACACCCCGGACAAGCTCTCACTGCGCGGCAACAACGTGGTGGCGCCGGTGCAGAAGCTGACCGTGCGCGACGTCGAGGGCGATTACTTCAGCCTCGGCGAACCCGAGCGCGTCAACATGGAATCCTTCGACGTGGTGCTGCTGCGCCAGGATCCGCCGTTCGATCTCGCCTACATCACCTCGACGCACCTGCTCGAGCGCATCCATCCGAAGACGCTGGTGGTCAATGACCCAGCCTCCGTGCGCAACGCGCCGGAAAAGATCTTCGTGATGGGCTTTTCCGACCTGATGCCGCCGACGCTGATCTCGCGCGATCTCGGCGAGATCAATTCGTTCCGCGCCGAGCATGGCGCGGTGGTGATGAAACCGCTGCACGGCCATGGCGGCGCCGCGGTGTTTCGCGTGCTGCCGCAGGACATGAATTTCGGCTCGCTCTACGACATGTTCTCGGTGACCTTCAAGGAGCAGTGGGTGATCCAGTGCTTCCTTCCCGAAGTGAAACACGGCGACAAGCGCATCATCCTGATCGACGGCGAATTCGCCGGCGCGGTCAACCGCGTGCCGGCCGAAGACGACCTGCGCTCCAACATGGTGCGCGGCGGCGCCGCCAAGGAGACCGAGCTGACGCCGCGCGAGCGCGAGATCTGCGCACGGCTCGGCCCCGCGCTGCGCGAGCGCGGGCTGCTGTTCGTCGGCATCGACGTGATCGACGGCAACCTCACGGAGATCAACGTCACCTCGCCGACCGGCATCCGCGCCATCGCCAGGCTTGGCGGCCCGGATGTGGCAGCACGGCTGTGGGACGTGATCGAGAAGAAGCGCGGCTGA
- a CDS encoding MBL fold metallo-hydrolase has translation MTLELSRRSLLALGAGLTTSMVGGGALAKAPKLGTQSPYFHRFMLGSAEVSVVSDGPLPLGDPSGTFIGVPQEEVKKMLTDNFLDPGNVVLEQNIPIVNMDDRLIMFDTGMGTSKLFGPTTGRLMKSIGEAGLKPEDIDAIVCSHAHVDHIGGIVDANDKPLFPNAQVYISEEDLKFWTDEGKLGSPLKDFIVHARKNLMPVRERLVFFKDGQEFLPGVTALAAPGHTFGHHMFMIQSNGQSFAFLGDLTHHAILLMEKPRMEFSYDSDPKMAAATRVKMLDMLAANKIAVMSYHFAWPGFGHVVKNGDGFHYIAEPMNMSL, from the coding sequence ATGACGCTCGAATTGTCGCGACGCTCGCTGCTCGCCCTCGGTGCCGGACTGACCACCAGCATGGTCGGCGGAGGCGCATTGGCGAAGGCGCCCAAGCTCGGAACGCAATCGCCCTACTTCCATCGCTTCATGCTCGGCAGCGCCGAGGTCTCGGTGGTCTCAGACGGACCTTTGCCGCTCGGCGATCCCTCCGGCACCTTCATCGGCGTGCCCCAGGAGGAGGTGAAGAAGATGCTCACCGACAACTTCCTCGATCCCGGCAACGTGGTGCTCGAGCAGAACATTCCGATCGTCAACATGGACGACCGGCTGATCATGTTCGACACCGGCATGGGCACGTCGAAATTATTCGGGCCGACTACCGGGCGTTTGATGAAGAGTATCGGCGAGGCCGGTCTCAAGCCGGAGGACATCGACGCCATCGTGTGCTCGCACGCCCACGTCGATCATATCGGCGGCATCGTCGACGCCAACGACAAGCCGCTGTTTCCCAATGCGCAGGTCTATATCAGCGAGGAGGACCTCAAGTTCTGGACCGACGAGGGCAAGCTCGGCTCGCCGCTCAAGGACTTCATCGTCCACGCGCGAAAGAACCTGATGCCGGTGCGTGAACGCCTGGTGTTCTTCAAGGACGGCCAGGAATTCCTCCCCGGCGTCACCGCGCTGGCAGCGCCCGGCCACACCTTCGGCCACCACATGTTCATGATCCAGTCGAACGGCCAATCCTTCGCCTTCCTCGGCGACCTCACCCATCACGCGATCCTGCTGATGGAGAAGCCGCGGATGGAGTTCTCCTACGATTCCGATCCGAAGATGGCGGCGGCGACGCGGGTCAAGATGCTCGACATGCTCGCGGCCAACAAGATCGCGGTGATGTCCTATCACTTCGCCTGGCCCGGCTTTGGCCATGTGGTGAAGAATGGCGACGGCTTCCACTACATCGCCGAGCCGATGAACATGAGCCTTTGA